From one Streptomyces sp. ICC1 genomic stretch:
- a CDS encoding DUF6412 domain-containing protein encodes MAGERSGGGTSPSLSVVSGFAVLSALARSSGARAFARLGPLVLLGGVLGLFAGEGGLGTVVAVLSVTVALGSAAMAAAARLVRPVPPHRIRTAIRDREQRTAFLPQRDPDASGRSRPRAPGRLVPTAA; translated from the coding sequence ATGGCTGGGGAACGAAGCGGTGGTGGGACCTCGCCGTCCCTCTCTGTCGTATCCGGCTTCGCCGTCTTGTCCGCGCTCGCCCGGAGTTCGGGTGCGAGGGCGTTCGCCCGGCTGGGCCCGCTGGTGCTGCTCGGGGGAGTCCTCGGGCTGTTCGCCGGCGAAGGCGGGCTGGGCACCGTGGTGGCCGTGCTGTCGGTCACCGTCGCCCTGGGCTCCGCGGCCATGGCCGCCGCCGCGCGTCTGGTCCGGCCCGTGCCGCCGCACCGAATACGCACCGCGATCCGTGATCGCGAGCAGCGCACGGCGTTCCTGCCGCAGCGCGATCCCGACGCCTCGGGCCGGTCGCGGCCCAGGGCACCCGGCCGTCTGGTCCCGACGGCCGCGTAG
- a CDS encoding transposase, with the protein MSVATRRQDGGVKADAGRKYRAYPTAVQDEVLSGWGHTARALWNVALEQRVYLWEQRRYTLRSTEQCKQLTAARADLDWIGDFPAQAGQQVLRRLDQAYDNFWNPAHSAGFPARKKRGHRLSIPFPGQAVEVRKLNRKWAEVRLPKLGWLRFRLSRAIGGTIRNATVSRDGNGWHISFGVHTGRKPDAPNGKPSCGVDFGVAASAFVSTETQPRLMPPTLTANEKKRLKVLEQRKARQIAYAKKHSGGKYSRRLRTTITQIAKLTIRRANRRQDFTHKFTTDLAKNHGLIGIEDLRVKNMTKSAKGSAEAQGKNVRAKAGLNRSILDNTPGERRRQLEYKACMYGSVLVAVPPFHTSQTCGNPACGKVDPESRKGCGRLFACIHCGHEDHADHNASVEIEARARRTGGSDIDSTRSTPRVRVPATSRRRMREARPRELGGIARFHRGEDRQNVLLFVT; encoded by the coding sequence GTGTCGGTCGCAACTCGTCGGCAGGATGGAGGTGTGAAGGCGGACGCAGGGCGTAAGTATCGTGCGTACCCCACCGCGGTCCAGGATGAGGTCTTGAGCGGGTGGGGGCATACTGCGCGTGCTCTGTGGAATGTCGCTCTGGAGCAGCGGGTGTATCTGTGGGAGCAGCGTCGGTACACCCTGCGCTCCACGGAGCAGTGCAAGCAGTTGACGGCCGCCCGTGCGGATCTAGACTGGATCGGTGACTTTCCAGCACAGGCGGGGCAGCAGGTCTTGCGCCGTCTCGACCAGGCGTACGACAACTTTTGGAACCCCGCGCATTCTGCTGGGTTTCCGGCGCGGAAGAAGCGCGGGCACCGCCTGTCGATCCCGTTTCCCGGGCAGGCGGTGGAGGTCCGCAAGCTGAACCGCAAATGGGCCGAGGTGCGTCTGCCGAAACTCGGCTGGCTGCGGTTTCGGCTCTCCCGTGCGATCGGGGGCACCATCCGTAACGCCACGGTCTCCCGGGACGGCAACGGCTGGCACATCAGCTTCGGCGTCCACACCGGCCGCAAGCCGGACGCACCGAACGGGAAACCGTCGTGCGGGGTAGATTTCGGCGTCGCCGCATCCGCGTTCGTGTCCACCGAGACCCAACCCCGGCTCATGCCCCCGACGCTGACCGCCAACGAGAAGAAGCGGCTGAAAGTGCTGGAGCAGCGCAAGGCACGCCAGATCGCCTACGCGAAGAAACACAGCGGAGGGAAGTACAGCCGTCGTCTGCGCACGACGATTACCCAGATCGCGAAGCTCACCATCCGGCGGGCCAACCGGCGCCAGGACTTCACGCACAAGTTCACCACCGACCTCGCCAAAAACCACGGCCTGATCGGTATCGAGGACCTGCGCGTGAAGAACATGACCAAGTCCGCGAAGGGCAGTGCCGAGGCGCAGGGGAAGAACGTCCGGGCGAAAGCCGGGCTGAACAGGTCGATCCTCGACAACACCCCCGGGGAGCGGCGCCGCCAGCTTGAGTACAAGGCCTGCATGTACGGGTCCGTACTCGTCGCCGTGCCGCCGTTCCACACCTCCCAGACCTGCGGCAACCCTGCCTGCGGGAAGGTCGATCCCGAATCCCGCAAGGGATGCGGCCGGCTGTTCGCCTGCATCCACTGCGGACACGAGGACCACGCCGACCACAACGCCTCGGTCGAGATCGAGGCCCGAGCCCGCCGGACGGGCGGCTCGGACATCGACAGCACGCGCAGCACCCCCAGGGTGCGAGTCCCGGCCACCAGCCGGAGGCGGATGCGTGAAGCCCGCCCACGCGAGCTAGGGGGAATCGCCCGGTTTCATCGGGGCGAGGATCGTCAAAACGTGCTGCTCTTCGTGACGTGA
- a CDS encoding class E sortase — translation MRDHVRVVVQGKGRRSRRAGLAGALWAAAELAVTVGMVVMLLVVHQVWWTNRQALAAAHEQVRELESEWSESSAAPPPDSGAASEPAAEAPAEPSEAPVVTDPPEGAAPAPAPSRAAKSPAREAAYGVLRIPRLGVVVPVAEGVDRRTVLDKGYAGHYVGTAQPGAQGNFALAGHRNTHGEPFRYINRLRAGDELIVDVKGKRYVYVVGKTLAETSERDTGVIAPVPHSTVKPDAGYGEPGAYITLTTCTPEYTSKYRLVVWGTLKR, via the coding sequence GTGCGAGATCACGTGCGGGTCGTGGTGCAGGGGAAGGGCCGGCGGTCGCGCCGGGCCGGTCTCGCGGGGGCGCTGTGGGCGGCGGCCGAACTGGCCGTCACCGTCGGCATGGTGGTGATGCTGCTGGTGGTGCACCAGGTGTGGTGGACCAACCGGCAGGCGCTCGCCGCGGCCCACGAGCAGGTCAGGGAGCTGGAGAGCGAGTGGAGCGAGTCGTCCGCCGCCCCGCCGCCCGACTCCGGCGCCGCGTCCGAACCCGCGGCCGAAGCCCCGGCGGAGCCCTCCGAGGCGCCCGTCGTCACGGACCCGCCCGAAGGGGCGGCCCCCGCGCCGGCGCCGTCGCGCGCCGCCAAGTCCCCGGCGCGCGAGGCCGCGTACGGTGTCCTGCGCATCCCGCGCCTCGGCGTCGTCGTGCCCGTCGCCGAGGGCGTCGACAGGCGGACCGTCTTGGACAAGGGGTACGCCGGCCACTACGTCGGAACCGCCCAGCCCGGGGCGCAGGGGAACTTCGCCCTCGCCGGGCACCGCAACACGCACGGGGAGCCCTTCCGCTACATCAACCGGCTCAGGGCCGGGGACGAGTTGATCGTCGATGTGAAGGGGAAGAGGTACGTGTACGTCGTGGGGAAGACGCTGGCCGAGACGAGCGAGCGCGACACCGGGGTGATCGCGCCCGTTCCGCACAGCACGGTCAAGCCGGACGCCGGATACGGCGAGCCCGGCGCGTACATCACGCTCACCACCTGCACGCCCGAGTACACCTCCAAGTACCGGCTCGTGGTGTGGGGAACCCTCAAGCGTTGA